The following are encoded together in the Osmerus eperlanus chromosome 18, fOsmEpe2.1, whole genome shotgun sequence genome:
- the syk gene encoding tyrosine-protein kinase SYK isoform X1 gives MADKVNMLPFFYGNITREESEDYLHQGGMADGMYLLRQSRSYLGGYALSVAYGRQCFHYTIERNLNNSYAIAGGKSHPTPVDVIDYHSQESDGLVCLLKKPYNRPKGMQPKVGPFEDLKEKLIREYVKQTWNLQGAALDQAIISQRPQLEKLIATTAHEKMPWFHGAITREESEPRLQSGSRTNGKFLIRQRDLNGSYALCFLHGGQVMHYRIDRDKTGKLSFPDGKKFDTLWQLVEHYSYKPDGLLRVLTDPCPRPEGNVDIGRPPLPRDHPVDSSGITSQKAILFLQGATGGMLSRLKSYTLPIPGKKEKRETRNKTTDNLNPYETRVPNNQGLNKEAMPMDTEVYESPYADPDELRTCTVDRKQLFLEDGELGSGNFGTVLKGVYKMRKTEKPVAVKILKNDDNNPAVRDEMLREASVMQQLDNPYIVRMIGICEAENLMLVMELADLGQLNKFLQKHKQISIKNITELVHQVSMGMKYLEEHNFVHRDLAARNVLLVTQHYAKISDFGLSKVLTEEENYYKAKSHGKWPVKWYAPECMNFFKFSSKSDVWSFGVLMWEAYSQGQKPYKGMKGNEVIQMIESGERMAAPLNCPPEMYDLMKKCWTYKVDERPGFVVVEPRLRDYYYDISQ, from the exons ATGGCTGACAAAGTAAACATGTTGCCCTTCTTCTATGGCAACATCACTCGAGAGGAGTCAGAGGACTACCTCCATCAAGGTGGCATGGCTGACGGCATGTACCTGCTGAGGCAGAGTCGGAGCTACTTGGGGGGCTATGCCCTGTCTGTAGCCTACGGGCGCCAGTGCTTCCACTACACCATTGAGAGGAACCTCAACAACTCCTACGCCATCGCTGGTGGTAAAAGCCACCCAACCCCTGTGGACGTAATTGACTACCACTCTCAGGAGTCTGATGGGCTGGTGTGTCTACTGAAAAAGCCCTACAACAGGCCCAAGGGCATGCAGCCCAAGGTCGGCCCTTTTGAGGACTTAAAGGAGAAACTGATCAGGGAATACGTAAAACAGACCTGGAACCTCCAG GGTGCAGCCCTGGACCAAGCCATCATCAGCCAAAGGCCTCAACTGGAGAAGCTCATTGCCACCACCGCTCACGAGAAGATGCCTTGGTTTCACGGTGCTATCACTCGTGAGGAGTCTGAGCCACGCCTACAAAGCGGCTCACGCACCAACGGGAAATTTCT TATTAGACAGCGGGACTTGAATGGTTCCTACGCCCTTTGTTTCCTACACGGAGGACAGGTCATGCACTATCGCATTGACAGAGACAAGACGGGCAAGCTTTCCTTCCCAGATGGCAAGAAGTTTGACACGCTGTGGCAG TTAGTGGAGCACTACTCTTACAAACCAGATGGACTGCTTCGCGTGTTGACAGATCCCTGTCCCCGACCAGAAGGAAACG TGGATATTGGCCGACCTCCTCTACCACGGGATCACCCT GTTGACAGTTCTGGTATCACTTCTCAAAAAGCTATTCTGTTCCTA CAAGGAGCGACAGGTGGAATGCTCTCCAGACTCAAATCCTACACCTTACCCATACCTGGGAAGAAAGAAAAG AGGGAGACACGTAACAAAACCACAGATAACCTTAACCCTTATGAAACCAGGGTTCCTAATAATCAGGGGCTCAACAAAG AGGCCATGCCTATGGACACAGAGGTGTATGAGAGTCCCTACGCAGACCCAGATGAGCTTAGGACCTGCACCGTAGACCGCAAACAGCTCTTCCTAGAAGATGGAGAGTTAGGTTCTGGGAACTTTGGCACAGTCCTTAAAGGCGTCTACAAGATGAGGAA GACAGAGAAGCCGGTGGCAGTGAAGATCTTGAAAAATGATGACAACAACCCGGCCGTGCGTGATGAGATGCTGAGGGAGGCCAGTGTCATGCAGCAACTGGACAACCCCTACATTGTCCGGATGATTGGAATCTGCGAGGCCGAGAATCTTATGCTGGTCATGGAGCTTGCAGACCTGGGACAGCTCAACAAGTTTCTGCAGAAGCACAA GCAGATCTCCATTAAGAACATCACAGAACTGGTGCACCAAGTCTCTATGGGCATGAAGTACCTGGAGGAACACAACTTTGTCCACAGGGATCTTGCAGCCAGGAATGTGCTCCTTGTCACCCAGCACTATGCTAAGATCAGTGACTTTGGGCTCTCCAAGGTcctcacagaggaggagaactACTATAAG GCCAAAAGCCATGGGAAGTGGCCAGTGAAATGGTACGCCCCAGAGTGCATGAATTTCTTCAAGTTTTCATCAAAGAGTGATGTGTGGAGTTTTGGAGTCCTAATGTGGGAGGCCTATTCACAAGGGCAGAAACCGTACAAG
- the LOC134038834 gene encoding GTP-binding protein Di-Ras2, translating into MPEQSNDYRVVVFGAGGVGKSSLVLRFVKGTFRESYIPTIEDTYRQVISCDKSICTLQITDTTGSHQFPAMQRLSISKGHAFILVYSITSRQSLEELKPIFEQVCQIKGDVESIPIMLVGNKCDETSAREVETLDGEAMSKKWKCAFMETSAKTNHNVKELFQELLNLEKRRTVSLQIDGKKNKQQKRAEKLKGKCVVM; encoded by the coding sequence ATGCCGGAGCAAAGCAACGACTATCGCGTGGTGGTGTTTGGTGCCGGTGGTGTAGGAAAGAGCTCACTGGTGCTGCGCTTTGTCAAGGGAACCTTCCGCGAGAGCTACATCCCCACCATCGAAGATACGTATCGACAGGTGATCAGCTGTGACAAAAGTATCTGCACTCTCCAGATCACAGACACCACCGGCAGCCACCAGTTCCCAGCCATGCAGCGCCTGTCCATCTCCAAGGGCCACGCCTTCATCCTGGTTTACTCCATCACCAGCCGTCAGTCATTGGAGGAGCTCAAACCCATCTTTGAGCAGGTGTGTCAGATCAAGGGGGATGTGGAGAGCATCCCCATCATGCTGGTGGGCAACAAGTGTGATGAGACATCAGCGCGAGAGGTGGAAACATTGGATGGGGAGGCCATGTCCAAGAAATGGAAATGTGCCTTCATGGAAACATCGGCCAAAACCAACCACAATGTGAAGGAGCTGTTCCAGGAACTGCTCAACCTGGAAAAGCGAAGGACTGTTAGCCTCCAGATCGATGGTAAAAAGAACAAGCAGCAGAAACGTGCAGAGAAGCTCAAGGGcaagtgtgtggtcatgtga